Part of the Nostoc sp. ATCC 53789 genome, GGAATTTTCCTGGCTGTGGCTGGGGCAGCACTGTATTTTCTCCGCACTGTGCGTCCAGAATTGTCACGGGATCAAGATATCTTTTTTGCGGCAGTTGGTTTGCTCTGCGGCTTCATTCTCGTGTTTCAAGGATGGCGGCTAGACCCGATTCTGCAATTTGGTCAACTGCTTTTAGTTGGCACAACTGTGTTTTTTGCAGTTGAAAGTATTCGCCTGCGGAGTATAGCTACCCAGCAAGCAAAGCGTAACACTCCGATTGTGGATGATGAGCGAGAGGTAAGCAGAAACTATGAGTACAAGAATCGCAGAAACTATCAAGCTGAAATTGAAGACTTAGATCCATTGCCTTATGAAGACGAGGAAGAACGCCCCGTGCGTGCGCGGATTCGGGGTAGCAGAGATGAGATTTCCACTCGTGATAACTATTACGAGGAGCAACCCCCCCGTCGTTCTGAACGCCGCAACAGCAGCAGTAGTGAAAGACAGGCTCCAACTGATAGAACGCGGCGACGGACT contains:
- a CDS encoding Ycf66 family protein; its protein translation is MINFGLNSASFLAQVNFGANSASILGIFLAVAGAALYFLRTVRPELSRDQDIFFAAVGLLCGFILVFQGWRLDPILQFGQLLLVGTTVFFAVESIRLRSIATQQAKRNTPIVDDEREVSRNYEYKNRRNYQAEIEDLDPLPYEDEEERPVRARIRGSRDEISTRDNYYEEQPPRRSERRNSSSSERQAPTDRTRRRTSGRPVNRPSETSEDENWGSSRQVDDWESSGGEVRKPSRRNNNGSQRPESREDDVAPRPRRRRPPTDSASRRPREDDEAIPTDYVPYNPIEKPNQGPDNSTDFDDDV